One window of the Pyrus communis chromosome 17, drPyrComm1.1, whole genome shotgun sequence genome contains the following:
- the LOC137721768 gene encoding actin-depolymerizing factor 2-like — MANAASGMAVHDDCKLKFLELKAKRTYRSIVFKIEEKQKQVVVEHVGEPAETYEQFTEKLPADECRYAIFDFDFLTPEGVQKSRIFFIAWSPDTSRVRSKMIYASSKDRFKRELDGIQVELQATDPTEIGLDVIKSRAS, encoded by the exons ATG GCCAACGCAGCATCTGGCATGGCTGTGCACGATGATTGCAAACTGAAGTTTTTGGAGCTTAAGGCAAAGAGGACCTACCGCTCCATAGTTTTCAAGATTGAGGAGAAGCAAAAGCAGGTTGTGGTTGAACATGTTGGTGAACCAGCGGAAACCTATGAGCAGTTCACTGAGAAGCTTCCTGCTGATGAATGCCGATATGCTATTTTTGATTTTGACTTTCTTACACCAGAAGGTGTCCAGAAAAGTCGGATATTCTTCATTGCTTG GTCTCCTGATACATCAAGGGTGAGAAGCAAGATGATCTACGCAAGCTCCAAAGACAGATTCAAGAGAGAGCTCGATGGCATTCAGGTCGAGTTGCAAGCGACTGATCCTACTGAGATTGGTCTCGATGTCATTAAGAGCCGTGCCAGCTAG